From a region of the Cygnus atratus isolate AKBS03 ecotype Queensland, Australia chromosome 3, CAtr_DNAZoo_HiC_assembly, whole genome shotgun sequence genome:
- the LOC118260840 gene encoding F-box only protein 21-like → MPHINAAAALQFCMLLSALPAQYFLSQWYGTDSAQRIQITERLLIACGSSFTKSYLSVDAWADRLKLWLLKTRNWYFGEKKIKSANNEAENHSYFAESTQVRSPKPESIQFSVGQVIVHKRLGYSGVIVGWDVKAKAPEEWLQHKYPPAKQDVKDTPHYRILINKANGFGKSTAYIPEEEITIIMGLEVHHPDMKAYFSGYDGSKYIMQPWLKKIYPHD, encoded by the exons ATGCCTCACATcaatgcagctgcagctctgcagttctGCATGCTGCTGTCTGCGCTTCCTGCACAGTATTTCCTATCCCAGTGGTATGGAACAGACTCCGCTCAGCGCATCCAAATAACTGAAAGGTT GCTAATTGCTTGTGGGAGCAGCTTTACCAAGTCTTACCTGAGTGTGGATGCGTGGGCAGATCGTTTAAAGCTGTGGCTATTGAAGACAAG gAACTGGTACTTcggagaaaagaaaattaaaagtgcCAACAATGAAGCAGAAAACCATTCTTATTTTGCAG AATCAACTCAGGTTCGCAGTCCAAAGCCTGAATCCATCCAGTTCAGTGTGGGACAGGTGATAGTTCACAAAAGACTTGGTTATTCGGGAGTCATTGTTGGATGGGATGTAAAAGCTAAAGCTCCAGAAGAATGGCTACAACACAAATATCCTCCAGCAAAACAG GATGTAAAAGATACTCCTCACTATCGAATTCTAATTAACAAAGCAAATGGATTTGGCAAATCTACTGCTTACATTCCTGAGGAAGAGATAACGATTATTATGGGATTAGAg GTGCACCACCCTGATATGAAAGCCTATTTCAGTGGATATGATGGATCAAAATACATTATGCAGCCGTGgttgaaaaaaatctatcctCATGACTAA